One region of Solea senegalensis isolate Sse05_10M linkage group LG14, IFAPA_SoseM_1, whole genome shotgun sequence genomic DNA includes:
- the LOC122781024 gene encoding membrane transport protein XK-like: MCEVIMKEQEQVISSTDLQENSSEEEIMFMKGVHQSKVQPPFSIVLATLLYVSEFIITAVVCTKFDRNGHVFWMSYSVIFLLLPAVLSQLTLTFIHRDLGRDRPLVFFLHLVLLGPVHRCIEALWLYYRVGEREEPYFTICRKIHLEKGHKMHKEWEESQSESKLTTHRDAFKRTTVIQAFLGSTPQLTLQLYVTIQQSYVMPLRLILMIINLISITYGALVCSVLAIQIRYEDYKLQWRPTAYLCMIMWRFLEISTRITILVLFSTALSHWVVLVAMVNLLIFFFLPWVEFWTKRGSMNHNVDKDLTQLGTIVVLCVFTLLYACINIFCWSALQLDLYNEDLIRRRQTWYLLTTYYLGRFIENIILIGIWFIFKSDFVFFSATLLCIQLVICYTLAVFFMLLFFQYCHPCRSLFKHNIKDFLSCVCCSRVSRIAAEEGVGRGCLFHPQLPTPSSTAATIVHVTEQPHELQDPQNSHLFAQGKETVLVDMVEGAYRWHSAKFRQHPSSI, encoded by the coding sequence ATGTGCGAGGTGATCATGAAAGAGCAGGAACAGGTGATATCCAGCACAGACCTGCAGGAAAACTCCTCAGAGGAAGAGATTATGTTCATGAAGGGGGTCCATCAAAGCAAGGTCCAACCGCCCTTCAGCATTGTGCTGGCCACCTTGCTCTACGTCTCAGAGTTCATCATCACTGCCGTGGTCTGCACCAAGTTTGACAGAAACGGCCATGTGTTCTGGATGAGCTATTCAGtcatcttcctgctgctgcctgcCGTGCTCAGTCAGTTAACGTTGACGTTCATACACAGAGACCTGGGCCGAGATCGGCCTCTGGTATTCTTTCTGCACCTAGTGTTACTTGGACCCGTCCACAGGTGTATTGAGGCTCTCTGGCTCTATTACAGggtgggtgagagagaggagcCCTATTTCACCATCTGCAGGAAGATCCATCTGGAGAAAGGACACAAGATGCACAAAGAGTGGGAGGAGAGCCAGTCAGAGAGCAAACTGACCACTCACAGGGATGCCTTCAAACGCACCACAGTCATTCAGGCGTTTCTGGGCTCCACTCCTCAACTGACACTCCAGCTGTATGTCACCATTCAGCAGTCATATGTGATGCCTTTAAGACTGATCCTGATGATTATCAACCTGATTTCCATCACATATGGGGCTCTCGTCTGCAGTGTTCTGGCCATCCAGATAAGATATGAAGACTACAAGCTACAGTGGCGTCCTACAGCCTACCTGTGCATGATCATGTGGAGGTTTCTTGAGATTTCCACCCGGATCACCATTCTGGTTCTGTTCAGCACGGCTCTCTCACACTGGGTTGTCCTTGTTGCCATGGTTAACCTGCTCATATTTTTCTTCCTGCCCTGGGTTGAATTCTGGACTAAGAGGGGCTCGATGAATCACAATGTGGATAAGGATTTGACTCAGCTTGGCACCATAGTggtgctgtgtgtttttacattgcTCTATGCCTGTATCAATATATTTTGCTGGTCAGCGTTGCAGCTTGACCTTTACAATGAGGACCTCATCAGGAGAAGGCAGACCTGGTACCTCCTGACCACCTACTACTTGGGACGCTTtattgagaacatcatcctcaTCGGCATCTGGTTCATCTTTAAgtctgactttgtgttttttagcGCCACACTGCTGTGTATCCAGCTGGTCATCTGCTACACCCTGGCCGTGTTCTTCATGCTGCTTTTCTTTCAGTACTGCCACCCCTGTAGGAGCCTCTTCAAGCACAACATCAAAGACTTCCTGAGCTGTGTCTGCTGCAGTAGAGTAAGTCGAATAGCAGCTGAAGAGGGAGTCGGACGTGGCTGCCTCTTTCACCCTCAACTACCAACCCCatcctccactgctgccaccatTGTGCATGTGACGGAGCAGCCACATGAGCTGCAAGACCCCCAAAACTCTCACCTCTTTGCACAGGGCAAGGAGACTGTTCTTGTTGACATGGTGGAAGGAGCTTATAGATGGCATTCTGCCAAATTTCGTCAACATCCAAGTTCTATTTAG
- the usp1 gene encoding ubiquitin carboxyl-terminal hydrolase 1, with the protein MPGLQGENVVAAVGSPIKRSKLSLKFFQKKETKRALDFSEPQTDESKTADPVEQEASTCDDVVFGPSPCPASPGLLPCEKRESLLPFVGLNNLGNTCYLNSILQVLYYCPGLRAGIKKLYDLSKGIDKPKEETDKSEEESEDAVESLPAHIELLGSFNSLITSVEQLQSSFLLNPDSCSDGELATPPRKILHTLRQLNPMYEGYLQHDAQEVLQCILGYIQEACDTIRKEQQLESEDDKAAVVKIENDAHLGSGTSAAESKSLTDEDGQVTGKRKSDTEVGNAKKKPKSVKSKKSDVEEINKPLTRSKRKSSSDITTNGIQDKAGDDSAEKEGMKKLNEEGGSDEGKAEKTSKETDGKKKKRAKLSWLMPSVKQPSIFSKFRSVGRISSISVKNQENPENGQSDQKSQKKDSNKKSPLNVAEEKTAKHHVLGLDLMERLFQGQLVLRTRCLECESFTERRENFHDISVPVLDDPPCSPDDLSEVSPDPKPELKTLKWAIAQFASVERIFGEDKYFCETCHHYTEAERSLLFDKTPEVITIHLKRFSANSLDLDPYAGLSKVNTPLQTPLTLSLDEWCTRPSSTEGQRYQLFAVVMHSGITISSGHYTAYVRMSDLKDVKLCPQDREGTEKEQELKESREGTQAKDEALDYDDGEVSFSLKARGQRGASLANGKMAGKKLCEGGVGLLGGQRSLSSYEVASSSSSSNKHTEKSNSRATEGSKRRKTISSLGKNNEAGLKKEPEEGEEVSTASCGVAASTEQQALNNLLEYEGKWMLFDDSEVHLFEEEDFLQACSPETCSSSTPYLLFYRRMPAGC; encoded by the exons ATGCCAGGTCTGCAGGGTGAAAATGTTGTGGCGGCTGTGGGGAGCCCCATCAAGAGGAGTAAACTGTCTCTGAAGTTCTTCcagaagaaagaaaccaaaaGGGCGCTGGATTTCTCTGAACCCCAAACGGATGAATCTAAAACAGCTGATCCAGTGGAGCAAGAGGCCAG CACCTGTGATGACGTGGTCTTTGGTCCTTCACCATGTCCAGCCTCCCCTGGCCTCCTGCCAtgtgagaagagagagagtttgttgCCATTTGTGGGGCTCAATAATCTCGGCAACACCTGCTATTTGAACAGTATCTTACAG GTTCTCTACTACTGTCCAGGACTCAGAGCGGGCATAAAGAAACTGTACGATTTGTCAAAGGGAATAGACAAACCCAAGGAAGAAACGGATAAAAGCGAAGAG GAGTCGGAAGACGCAGTAGAATCCCTGCCGGCTCACATTGAGCTCCTTGGAAGCTTCAACAGTCTGATAACATCAGTGGAGCAGCTGCAGTCCAGCTTCCTGCTCAACCCCGACAGCTGCAGTGACGGAGAGCTCGCCACACCGCCTCGAAAAATACTGCACACCCTCAG GCAGTTGAACCCCATGTATGAAGGCTATCTTCAGCATGATGCCCAGGAGGTGTTGCAGTGCATCCTGGGATACATCCAGGAGGCCTGTGACACCATCAGGAAGGAGCAGCAGTTGGAGAGTGAGGATGACAAAGCTGCAGTAGTCAAAATAGAGAATGATGCTCATTTGGGTTCAGGCACCTCTGCAGCAGAATCCAAAAGTCTGACAGATGAGGATGGTCAAGTCACTGGCAAGAGAAAGAGCGACACAGAGGTGGGCAATGCCAAGAAGAAGCCAAAATCTGTCAAGTCTAAGAAGTCTGACGTGGAGGAAATCAATAAACCCCTTACTCGCTCCAAAAGAAAGTCGTCAAGTGACATCACGACAAATGGCATCCAGGATAAAGCTGGAGATGATAGTGCAGAGAAGGAAGGAATGAAGAAGCTAAATGAGGAAGGAGGGAGTGATGAGGGAAAGGCTGAAAAAACCTCTAAAGAGACGgatgggaagaagaagaaacgtgCTAAGCTGAGCTGGCTGATGCCCTCTGTGAAACAGCCAAGCATTTTCTCCAAGTTTCGCAGCGTTGGAAGAATCAGCTCAATTTCTGTGAAGAATCAAGAGAACCCAGAGAATGGACAGAGCGATCAGAAGAGTCAGAAGAAAGACAGTAATAAGAAATCACCACTGAACGTGGCTGAAGAGAAGACTGCAAAACATCACG TTTTAGGCCTGGACCTGATGGAGCGCTTGTTCCAGGGTCAGCTGGTTCTGAGGACACGTTGTCTGGAGTGTGAGAGCttcacagagaggagggagaactTCCACGACATCAGCGTCCCAGTGCTCGATGATCCACCCTGCAGCCCAGACGATCTCTCAGAGG TGTCTCCAGATCCAAAACCGGAGCTGAAGACTCTGAAATGGGCCATCGCCCAGTTTGCTTCAGTGGAGCGCATCTTTGGAGAGGACAAATACTTCTGTGAGACCTGTCATCATTACACAGAGGCGGAGAGAAGCCTCCTGTTTGACAAGACTCCTGAAGTGATCACCATTCATCTCAAGCGCTTCTCTGCCAACAGTTTAGA ctTGGACCCGTATGCCGGCCTCTCTAAAGTGAACACTCCCCTGCAGACCCCTCTGACCTTGTCTCTGGACGAGTGGTGCACCCGTCCCTCGTCCACAGAAGGTCAACGTTACCAGCTATTTGCTGTGGTCATGCACAGTGGCATCACCATCAGTAGCGGCCACTACACCGCCTACGTCCGCATGTCTGACCTGAAAGACGTGAAGCTCTGCCCGCAGGACAGAGAGGGAACGGAAAAGGAGCAAGAGCTGAAGGAAAGCAGGGAGGGAACACAGGCGAAAGATGAAGCCCTGGACTACGATGATGGAGAAGTTTCTTTCAGCCTGAAGGCGAGGGGGCAGAGAGGTGCCAGTCTGGCTAATGGCAAAATGGCAGGCAAAAAATTGTGTGAGGGTGGGGTTGGACTGTTGGGGGGTCAGAGGAGTTTGTCCAGTTATGAGgttgccagcagcagcagcagcagcaacaaacacacagaaaaatccaACAGTAGAGCAACAGAAGGATCTAAACGGAGAAAGACGATCAGCAGTTTGGGCAAAAATAATGAAGCTGGACTTAAAAAGGAGCCGGAGGAAGGCGAGGAGGTGTCCACAGCTTCCTGTGGCGTGGCTGCTTCCACAGAGCAGCAGGCTTTGAACAACCTCCTGGAGTACGAAGGCAAATGGATGCTGTTTGACGACTCCGAGGTGCATTTGTTTGAAGAGGAGGATTTCCTACAAGCTTGCTCTCCTGAGACGTGCTCCTCATCAACGCCATACCTGCTCTTCTACAGGAGGATGCCAGCTGGATGCTAA